In Helianthus annuus cultivar XRQ/B chromosome 3, HanXRQr2.0-SUNRISE, whole genome shotgun sequence, a single window of DNA contains:
- the LOC110928236 gene encoding uncharacterized protein LOC110928236, with the protein MDLFSQKVKRSDLEKGDHVYTWRKNIYTHHGIYIGEGKLIHLVNPKADGTLHFSATSRISSSGGTPCPTSNCGSEKVAGSGVRVSCIDCFKKKGKLYRFKYEASREFLVAKLRGGTCTTARSDPPEEVIHRATYLYENGYLEYDLMNNNCEDFALYCKTGLWSNDIGYQGRSSQANMVHPTKKEDRTENRMQRFATAIPRSCSKRENKDLGVQEDVVKVPVEELSSFLFALSFT; encoded by the exons ATGGATCTATTCAGTCAGAAAGTCAAACGATCAGACCTCGAGAAAGGAGACCATGTCTATACTTGGAGGAAGAACATATACACTCACCATG GAATCTACATTGGAGAAGGCAAACTTATTCATCTGGTAAACCCAAAAGCAGATGGAACTCTTCATTTTTCAGCTACTTCCAGGATAAGCTCAAGTGGAGGAACTCCTTGCCCGACATCGAATTGTGGGTCAGAAAAAGTAGCAGGCAGTGGAGTAAGAGTGTCTTGCATAGATTGCTTCAAAAAAAAGGGCAAACTATACAGATTCAAATACGAAGCAAGTCGCGAGTTCCTTGTTGCCAAACTTAGAGGCGGAACTTGCACCACCGCAAGATCAGATCCACCAGAAGAGGTTATACACCGGGCCACTTATCTGTATGAAAATGGGTATCTAGAGTATGATTTGATGAACAACAACTGTGAAGATTTTGCACTTTACTGTAAAACTGGTCTATGGAGCAACGATATAGGTTACCAAGGAAGGAGCAGCCAAGCAAATATGGTTCATCCAACTAAAAAAGAGGATAGAACTGAAAATCGTATGCAACGGTTCGCAACTGCTATTCCAAGATCTTGTTCGAAAAGAGAAAATAAAGATTTGGGCGTTCAAGAGGATGTTGTCAAAGTGCCTGTGGAGGAGTTATCCTCTTTTCTTTTCGCTCTTAGTTTTACATGA